Proteins found in one Coffea eugenioides isolate CCC68of chromosome 5, Ceug_1.0, whole genome shotgun sequence genomic segment:
- the LOC113770489 gene encoding uncharacterized protein LOC113770489 isoform X1 — MAFSISSMPKYPYSSTNTIASSPSQYISIKIQCLATKCELDQEPSKEMKLASKGSKLGIGSASKGSKLGIGSPIVVVEAPKMIKTAASVPCLRVNAGLVKPGDVGRILSRKPKDVWAVRLSIGTYLIDGKYFKPLEELAD; from the exons ATGGCATTTTCCATTTCCTCCATGCCAAAATATCCTTATTCTAGCACAAATACCATTGCTTCATCACCATCCCAGTACATAAGCATCAAAATCCAGTGTCTAGCTACCAAGTGCGAATTGGATCAAGAACCATCAAAAGAGATGAAGTTGGCTTCAAAGGGCTCAAAACTTGGAATTGGTTCGGCTTCAAAGGGCTCAAAACTTGGAATTGGTTCTCCTATTGTAGTAGTTGAGGCTCCAAAGATGATTAAAACTGCAGCTTCTGTACCGTGTCTTCGAGTGAATGCAGGGCTAGTCAAGCCTGGTGATGTAGGAAG GATCCTCTCAAGGAAGCCCAAAGATGTATGGGCTGTTCGCCTTAGCATTGGTACCTATCTCATAGATGGAAAATATTTTAAGCCACTTGAAGAGTTGGCCGACTGA
- the LOC113770647 gene encoding uncharacterized protein LOC113770647, giving the protein MAYELPTDLIQQLKRATRAEAGLSHYDPTQKSFPPLPSISESVSIFDPSPPYLRCKNCNGRLLRGVQSLLCIYCGRPNDIVPDCISFKDTFAYRWLLESLNLDGSETVGPPLEIGDLNRGQSAPKVEISLSELLDFKISWPAEEAKGEINLSNQNPVERSYLKLTGIDLDNFFHDSRRIDASNAPEEHSVTSNNVVTAKPKGGATHDNLSFFENSKPSELAVQSSTYQKNDAFSGWEADFQSANFGDRFGASNSFDPSADSAAATIHHESPKPPEPFGGSEVDISSHLDSVFGTKKESKDGRLEDSSAASPSIGHWTSDYLWNNSKLEASVQNEQPDPTIRVKDAQPQDNLTNVDLSLQLDSVFGPVKESKDGNQKVDLATSPSIGDWTSNDLWNNLNKDAAAQTEQHDATIELKDISPQQHMSNPSTSFDWFQVDKRQSDASTPANNMKSGDVVLFDDWNDFTSSTHVQDSQTAPTQSHEQSASESTSELNVFSSDKDLEEMDFGSFSQANLLPSSSSKGGLSAEVNNIRLEVSASDRVIDTKSDLGEGSAAPDTIGDVHIASTQTKEDVEMLLSQMHDLSFMLEDKLSVPAKSEGVNSFP; this is encoded by the exons ATGGCCTACGAGCTTCCGACGGATCTGATCCAACAACTCAAACGGGCGACCCGAGCAGAAGCTGGACTATCCCACTACGACCCGACCCAGAAATCCTTCCCGCCCTTGCCTTCAATATCTGAATCCGTATCGATTTTCGACCCATCACCGCCTTATCTCCGCTGCAAGAACTGTAATGGAAGACTTCTTCGTGGGGTGCAATCACTTCTTTGTATATACTGTGGCCGCCCAAACGACATCGTTCCAGACTGCATTTCGTTTAAGGACACGTTTGCTTACCGCTGGTTGCTCGAGTCCCTCAACCTTGATGGATCA GAAACTGTTGGACCACCATTGGAAATAGGTGATTTAAACAGAGGGCAAAGTGCACCAAAGGTTGAGATTTCCTTGTCTGAGCTCTTAGATTTTAAAATAAGCTGGCCGGCTGAGGAAGCAAAAGGAGAGATAAATTTATCAAATCAGAATCCAGTTGAGAGAAGTTATTTGAAATTGACTGGAATTGACCTGGATAATTTTTTCCACGATTCCAGAAGGATAGATGCTTCCAATGCTCCCGAGGAGCACTCTGTTACAAGCAATAATGTTGTTACTGCAAAACCTAAAGGAGGTGCAACTCATGATAATCTTAGTTTCTTTGAGAATTCTAAGCCTTCTGAGTTAGCTGTTCAGTCCTCTACATACCAAAAAAATGATGCCTTTTCTGGATGGGAGGCAGATTTCCAGTCTGCTAATTTTGGAGATCGGTTTGGTGCTTCCAACTCATTTGACCCTAGTGCAGATTCTGCAGCTGCAACTATTCACCATGAGAGTCCAAAACCTCCTGAACCTTTTGGTGGATCTGAAGTTGATATTTCTTCCCATCTAGACTCAGTTTTTGGAACCAAGAAAGAGTCAAAAGATGGAAGATTAGAGGATAGTTCAGCAGCTTCTCCATCAATTGGTCACTGGACTTCTGACTACCTGTGGAACAACTCAAAACTGGAGGCATCTGTGCAGAATGAGCAGCCTGATCCAACTATCAGAGTGAAGGATGCTCAGCCACAAGACAACCTGACCAATGTTGATTTATCTTTGCAACTGGACTCTGTTTTTGGACCTGTAAAAGAGTCCAAAGATGGAAATCAAAAGGTTGATTTGGCAACTTCTCCCTCAATTGGTGACTGGACTTCCAATGACCTGtggaataatttaaataaagaTGCCGCTGCTCAGACTGAGCAGCATGACGCAACCATCGAACTGAAGGATATTTCTCCACAACAGCATATGAGCAATCCTTCAACAAGTTTTGATTGGTTTCAGGTTGACAAACGGCAAAGTGATGCAAGTACACCTGCAAATAACATGAAGAGCGGTGATGTAGTTTTATTTGATGATTGGAATGATTTCACAAGCTCAACTCACGTTCAAGATTCTCAAACTGCTCCAACACAAAGTCATGAGCAATCTGCTTCTGAAAGCACTTCAGAACTGAATGTATTCAGCTCAGACAAAGATTTGGAAGAaatggactttggtagcttttCACAAGCAAATCTTTTACCGAGCTCATCTAGCAAAGGGGGTCTTTCCGCAGAAGTGAATAACATCAGATTAGAAGTTTCTGCTTCTGACAG GGTAATTGACACCAAAAGTGACTTGGGTGAAGGTTCGGCAGCACCTGACACTATTGGAGATGTCCACATTGCTTCCACCCAAACCAAGGAAGACGTGGAAATGCTGTTGTCACAGATGCATGATCTTTCTTTCATGCTAGAGGATAAGCTTTCAGTCCCAGCAAAATCTGAAGGTGTTAATTCTTTTCCATGA
- the LOC113770732 gene encoding uncharacterized protein LOC113770732 — protein MALNPRILKAGLGLLAVCLAAYILGPPLYWQFKEGLASVKRSSSSSSASPYTTSSAISCPPCHCDCSAQSLPSIPQGLSNNSFAGQCSDALSLLSVWLLCICASLYGSRKCLSYEYVYPLLFFLSFVGGMFNFNADSECLVYFHFEMRHGFGIVILVVMSFYKN, from the exons ATGGCATTAAATCCAAGAATATTGAAGGCAGGATTGGGGCTATTGGCAGTTTGTTTGGCAGCCTATATTTTAGGTCCACCATTATATTGGCAATTTAAGGAAGGTTTAGCATCTGTCAAGCgttcatcatcatcttcttctgcATCTCCTTACACTACCTCATCTGCGATTTCTTGCCCTCCATGCCACTGCGATTGTTCTGCTCAGTCGCTTCCCTCCATTCCCCAAG GTTTGAGCAATAATTCCTTTGCAGGTCAGTGCTCAGAtgctctctctcttctttctgTTTGGCTTTTATGTATATGTGCCTCTCTTTATGGTTCTAGAAAATGCTTAAGCTATGAATATGTGTAccctcttttgttttttttgagtTTTGTGGGAGGCATGTTTAACTTTAATGCTGATTCTGAATGTCTAGTATATTTTCACTTCGAAATGAGACATGGGTTTGGCATCGTAATTCTTGTTGTAATGTCCTTCTATAAAAATTAA
- the LOC113770489 gene encoding uncharacterized protein LOC113770489 isoform X2 produces the protein MAFSISSMPKYPYSSTNTIASSPSQYISIKIQCLATKCELDQEPSKEMKLASKGSKLGIGSPIVVVEAPKMIKTAASVPCLRVNAGLVKPGDVGRILSRKPKDVWAVRLSIGTYLIDGKYFKPLEELAD, from the exons ATGGCATTTTCCATTTCCTCCATGCCAAAATATCCTTATTCTAGCACAAATACCATTGCTTCATCACCATCCCAGTACATAAGCATCAAAATCCAGTGTCTAGCTACCAAGTGCGAATTGGATCAAGAACCATCAAAAGAGATGAAGTTGGCTTCAAAGGGCTCAAAACTTGGAATTG GTTCTCCTATTGTAGTAGTTGAGGCTCCAAAGATGATTAAAACTGCAGCTTCTGTACCGTGTCTTCGAGTGAATGCAGGGCTAGTCAAGCCTGGTGATGTAGGAAG GATCCTCTCAAGGAAGCCCAAAGATGTATGGGCTGTTCGCCTTAGCATTGGTACCTATCTCATAGATGGAAAATATTTTAAGCCACTTGAAGAGTTGGCCGACTGA